The proteins below are encoded in one region of uncultured Eubacteriales bacterium:
- a CDS encoding hypothetical protein (Evidence 5 : No homology to any previously reported sequences), protein MFTGSAADSLHTETNQTYCLINSVTGYGVPRSSHGDRKPRKLCATQH, encoded by the coding sequence ATGTTTACTGGCTCTGCCGCTGACAGCTTGCACACCGAAACCAATCAAACCTACTGCCTCATTAACTCCGTCACCGGTTACGGCGTCCCCCGCTCCTCCCATGGTGACCGCAAGCCCCGAAAACTCTGCGCCACTCAGCATTGA
- a CDS encoding exported hypothetical protein (Evidence 5 : No homology to any previously reported sequences): protein MKSKSLLLLLLCICLLALPLTACTPKPIKPTASLTPSPVTASPAPPMVTASPENSAPLSIDTQLSPEEIGSIKNAWAFDSEWAMTTPWPEGNGDPWHVGLGDAYEATLGLPYDGIDITSEPAQDLAALSFGTVEYRYYDGFSLTIFSDFYGDQPGEPEYCVIYYISTTQPDCKTPRGIHPGNTLAELKEVYPEVQKHEGYWVDNDSDYGNAPHDSCYFYAPEGTNRSILFLAKDDVIVQIDMVDGLDGQILIPSGPGVHHAE from the coding sequence GTGAAAAGCAAAAGTCTCCTGCTACTGTTGCTCTGTATATGTTTACTGGCTCTGCCGCTGACAGCTTGCACACCGAAACCAATCAAACCTACTGCCTCATTAACTCCGTCACCGGTTACGGCGTCCCCCGCTCCTCCCATGGTGACCGCAAGCCCCGAAAACTCTGCGCCACTCAGCATTGATACCCAACTTTCTCCGGAAGAAATTGGGAGCATCAAGAACGCTTGGGCTTTTGATTCGGAATGGGCCATGACGACACCCTGGCCTGAGGGAAACGGGGACCCTTGGCATGTGGGACTGGGTGATGCTTACGAGGCAACACTTGGTCTACCCTATGACGGTATTGATATCACCTCCGAACCGGCGCAGGATTTGGCGGCGCTGAGCTTTGGTACCGTTGAGTACCGCTACTACGACGGGTTTTCACTGACGATTTTTAGTGACTTTTACGGTGATCAGCCGGGCGAACCGGAATACTGCGTCATATACTATATTTCTACCACTCAGCCAGACTGTAAAACGCCACGAGGCATTCACCCGGGTAACACGCTGGCAGAGCTAAAGGAGGTTTATCCGGAAGTTCAGAAACACGAGGGATATTGGGTGGACAATGATTCAGACTACGGCAACGCTCCTCACGATAGTTGCTATTTTTACGCACCGGAAGGCACAAACCGCTCGATTCTATTTCTCGCAAAAGACGATGTGATTGTACAAATTGATATGGTGGATGGACTGGATGGACAAATCCTGATTCCCTCTGGTCCTGGTGTGCATCATGCAGAATGA